A section of the Bacillus sp. HSf4 genome encodes:
- the flaG gene encoding flagellar protein FlaG, with product MSIESVHSISDRIMNAYQLKAANPVEEQERGNSAEYEVSFPELQKTVEGANRLLEPTQIHLQFELHEKLNEYFVKVVDNKTNEVIREIPPKKWLDFYAAMAEFMGLIVDKSL from the coding sequence ATGTCAATTGAGAGCGTCCATTCGATTTCCGACCGGATTATGAATGCTTATCAGTTAAAGGCGGCGAATCCTGTTGAGGAACAGGAGCGAGGGAATTCAGCTGAGTACGAAGTTTCTTTTCCGGAACTGCAGAAGACGGTTGAGGGAGCAAATCGCCTGCTGGAACCAACACAAATTCACCTTCAGTTTGAACTTCATGAAAAATTAAATGAATATTTTGTTAAAGTAGTAGATAATAAAACGAACGAAGTCATCCGGGAAATTCCGCCTAAAAAATGGCTCGATTTCTACGCGGCGATGGCTGAGTTTATGGGCTTGATTGTTGATAAATCTTTATAA
- a CDS encoding flagellin: MRINHNIAALNTHRQLTAGSNAASKNMEKLSSGLRINRAGDDAAGLAISEKMRAQIRGLDMASRNAQDGISLIQTAEGALNETHSILQRMNELATQAVNDTNTDTDRAELQKEMDQLASEVKRISTDTEFNTKNLIDGSAKDLTFQIGANQGQTISLSINKMDAETLKVGTDFKVSQTTNPGDTITSTDGTVTGTWSNTVVGTVTTAADGTSSMAYTDVDGTTAVTATFDANGADGAGYYDGTNLVYAADKALSNNAKVDVKKSGYYDASGELVYQADKAFKNGEVVTKGIDISSKDAASTALTTIKTAVDTVSAERAKLGAVQNRLEHTINNLDTSSENLTAAESRIRDVDMAKEMMSYTKNNILTQASQAMLAQANQQPQGVLQLLR, translated from the coding sequence ATGAGAATCAACCACAACATCGCGGCGCTGAACACGCACCGCCAACTGACTGCTGGTTCAAACGCTGCCAGCAAAAACATGGAGAAACTATCTTCTGGTCTTCGCATCAACCGCGCTGGTGACGACGCTGCCGGACTTGCGATTTCCGAAAAAATGCGCGCGCAAATCCGCGGCTTGGACATGGCTTCAAGAAACGCCCAAGACGGCATTTCTCTTATCCAAACAGCTGAAGGTGCATTGAACGAAACACACAGCATCCTTCAACGCATGAACGAGCTTGCAACACAAGCGGTCAACGACACAAACACGGACACTGACCGTGCCGAGCTGCAAAAGGAAATGGATCAGCTTGCATCTGAAGTCAAAAGAATTTCAACTGACACCGAGTTCAACACGAAAAACCTGATTGACGGATCAGCAAAAGACCTGACATTCCAAATCGGTGCCAACCAAGGACAAACAATCAGCCTGTCTATCAACAAAATGGATGCTGAAACTTTGAAAGTTGGAACGGATTTCAAAGTTTCACAAACAACGAATCCAGGAGATACTATTACAAGCACTGATGGCACTGTCACTGGAACTTGGAGTAACACTGTAGTTGGTACTGTCACAACTGCTGCTGATGGAACAAGCTCAATGGCTTATACTGATGTAGATGGTACTACTGCGGTTACTGCTACATTTGATGCGAACGGAGCAGATGGTGCGGGTTACTATGACGGTACTAATCTTGTATATGCAGCAGATAAAGCACTTTCTAATAACGCCAAAGTAGATGTTAAAAAATCAGGCTACTATGATGCTTCTGGGGAATTAGTTTACCAGGCAGATAAAGCATTTAAGAATGGAGAGGTAGTAACAAAAGGTATCGACATCTCTTCTAAAGATGCTGCATCAACAGCTTTAACTACAATTAAAACTGCAGTTGACACTGTATCTGCTGAGCGTGCGAAACTTGGTGCGGTGCAAAACCGTCTTGAGCACACAATCAACAACCTTGATACATCTTCTGAAAACTTGACAGCTGCTGAGTCTCGTATCCGTGACGTAGACATGGCGAAAGAAATGATGTCTTACACGAAAAACAACATCCTGACTCAAGCTTCTCAAGCAATGCTTGCGCAAGCGAACCAACAGCCTCAAGGCGTACTTCAATTATTACGTTAA
- the csrA gene encoding carbon storage regulator CsrA, which translates to MLVLTRKLNEAIQIGADIEVKIVAVEGDQVKIGISAPKHIDIHRKEVYLSIQEENSRAASISNDFLALLSSQKK; encoded by the coding sequence ATGTTAGTCTTAACGCGCAAACTGAATGAAGCGATCCAGATCGGCGCCGATATTGAAGTGAAGATCGTTGCCGTTGAGGGAGACCAGGTCAAAATCGGCATCAGCGCTCCCAAGCATATCGATATTCACCGCAAGGAAGTCTATTTGTCGATTCAGGAAGAAAACAGCCGGGCCGCTTCCATCTCCAACGACTTTCTCGCTCTCTTGTCCTCACAAAAAAAGTGA
- the fliW gene encoding flagellar assembly protein FliW: MIIKTKYHGEMPINEEQILVMENGIPGFVDEKTFVILPLSEDSPFLVLQSTATEELAFIVASPFIFFKEYGFDIDDATAELLEIEKVDDVEVMIILTIEDPFEKTTANLRAPIIVNRTNKRAKQVILHDTSYTTKHLIGGSPC; this comes from the coding sequence ATGATCATTAAAACGAAATACCACGGTGAAATGCCTATTAATGAAGAGCAAATTTTGGTGATGGAAAACGGGATTCCCGGCTTTGTCGATGAGAAAACATTTGTCATCCTGCCGCTTTCCGAAGATTCCCCGTTTCTTGTCCTCCAATCGACGGCAACTGAAGAACTCGCGTTTATCGTCGCCAGCCCGTTCATCTTTTTTAAAGAATACGGGTTTGACATTGACGATGCCACGGCTGAGCTTCTTGAAATTGAGAAGGTCGATGATGTCGAAGTGATGATCATTTTGACGATTGAAGATCCATTTGAAAAAACGACAGCCAATCTGCGTGCGCCGATTATTGTCAATCGCACCAATAAGCGCGCGAAGCAAGTCATTTTGCACGACACCTCTTATACGACAAAGCACTTGATAGGAGGATCCCCATGTTAG
- a CDS encoding DUF6470 family protein yields MQIQRLIMQNTPGRIGLTTTPPDIKIEQPQADVKIEQPPAELKISTTPSKLTIDQTKAWEDLDRKHIFKRIEEAAQQGHQDWLDGLARTAEEGDELMRIENEGDPIADQARRNTEPEPIQIGVHFTPEFSRVKIDYTPSKVDIHAVPHKPVIEAKPNQPVIEYTPGNVKVDMLQYPELKIDVEYPQQK; encoded by the coding sequence ATGCAAATACAAAGGTTGATCATGCAAAATACACCGGGACGAATCGGGTTGACGACGACACCGCCGGACATAAAAATCGAACAGCCGCAAGCCGATGTGAAAATCGAGCAGCCGCCGGCGGAATTAAAGATATCAACCACGCCTTCAAAGCTTACGATTGACCAGACGAAAGCCTGGGAAGACTTAGACAGGAAGCATATTTTCAAAAGAATTGAAGAGGCCGCCCAGCAAGGCCATCAAGATTGGCTTGACGGACTCGCGAGAACCGCTGAAGAAGGGGACGAACTGATGAGGATCGAAAATGAAGGCGATCCGATCGCCGATCAGGCGAGAAGAAACACCGAGCCTGAACCGATTCAGATCGGTGTCCATTTCACACCGGAGTTCTCAAGAGTGAAAATCGATTATACACCATCAAAAGTTGATATTCATGCGGTGCCGCACAAACCGGTCATTGAAGCGAAGCCTAATCAACCGGTGATTGAATATACACCCGGCAATGTAAAGGTTGACATGCTTCAATATCCGGAGTTAAAAATAGATGTGGAGTATCCGCAGCAAAAGTAA
- the flgL gene encoding flagellar hook-associated protein FlgL: MRVTQGMIAKNSLRYISSSYGKLDKLQTQISTGKKITKASDDPIVAMKSLKYNTQLSQVEQYKSNVSQAFTWLENTETNITEGIDIMGQIRDKIVNAKNDTNGDTELKAIGVEIGQLKEQLIQVANTQVNGRYLFNGTNSDVAPIVKNADGTYTYNFESYTSSSDVNINVSPNATLNVNSNPNSAFGGKSDSGQNVFEMLSSLEDALNSNSLDDMDAVIADIDKFTGQMSAERSDVGARYNRLELIETRLGVQEETSTKVLSDNEDVELEEVITDFITQQSVHRAALSVNAKIVQPTLVDFLK, translated from the coding sequence ATGCGGGTAACCCAAGGCATGATCGCAAAAAATTCTTTGCGCTACATCAGCTCCAGCTACGGAAAGCTGGATAAGCTGCAAACACAGATTTCAACAGGGAAAAAAATCACGAAGGCGTCGGACGATCCGATCGTCGCGATGAAAAGCCTGAAATACAATACACAGCTGTCTCAGGTTGAGCAATACAAAAGCAATGTTTCCCAAGCATTCACATGGCTTGAAAACACGGAAACGAACATAACTGAAGGTATTGACATCATGGGGCAAATCAGGGACAAGATTGTCAATGCGAAAAATGATACAAATGGTGACACAGAGTTAAAGGCCATCGGAGTCGAAATCGGCCAATTAAAGGAACAGCTGATTCAAGTCGCCAATACACAGGTCAATGGCCGCTACCTATTCAATGGAACGAACTCGGATGTCGCTCCAATCGTAAAAAATGCGGACGGCACTTATACGTATAATTTTGAAAGCTATACAAGTTCTTCAGATGTGAACATTAATGTCTCTCCAAATGCAACATTAAATGTGAACTCAAACCCGAACTCGGCTTTCGGCGGAAAATCAGACAGCGGGCAAAATGTCTTTGAAATGCTGTCGTCTCTTGAAGATGCGTTGAATTCGAATTCCTTGGATGATATGGACGCTGTCATAGCAGATATTGACAAATTTACCGGTCAAATGAGCGCGGAACGGTCTGATGTAGGAGCGCGCTATAATCGGCTTGAATTGATCGAAACAAGGCTGGGCGTACAAGAAGAGACTTCAACAAAAGTGTTGTCAGACAATGAAGATGTTGAACTTGAAGAAGTCATCACAGACTTTATTACACAGCAAAGCGTGCACAGAGCGGCGCTGTCCGTAAACGCGAAAATTGTTCAGCCGACATTAGTTGACTTCTTAAAATAA
- the flgK gene encoding flagellar hook-associated protein FlgK: MTNPTFLGLEIAKRGLSAQQSALSVTSNNISNANTEGYTRQRATFKSTTPYPTVSMNSIGLAGQMGTGVEVGTVERVRDSFLDYQYRTQNTNVGYYNAKADAYEQMEGIMNEMNGTGLNSVLNSFWNSIQELTNNAHEPSARSVVAQKGKAVAETFNHLYESLTTVQTNLGDQIEQDVLSINSVLSQLNSVNDQIAQVEPNGYLPNDLYDKRDMLLDQLSSMVNIKVSYSKSGGNPQAGAQGIASVEILDSNGQSLGKILDGPNFTTANVKVNYDNDTNLVTSVSIGGTDIGIDSFTSKGSLLGLIESYGYMSSGEEKGVYPEMLADLDEMALAFAKEFNTVHQNGYTYSGDPGGAFFEFTGGEAEPAKGAAAKIKVADDIMDSKGENIAASLNGETSDNSNATNLAEVFTKKFQIGEKTTTVLDYYAGMIGEMGVQGQEVNRLLANSETQLNSAELNRQSVSAVSLDEEMTNMVQFQHAYNAAARMITLQDEILDKIINGMGVVGR, from the coding sequence ATGACAAATCCAACTTTTTTAGGGCTGGAAATCGCCAAAAGAGGGTTGTCTGCACAGCAGTCCGCTTTAAGCGTCACATCAAACAACATCTCAAACGCCAATACCGAGGGCTATACAAGACAGCGCGCCACATTTAAATCGACAACACCTTACCCGACGGTATCAATGAATTCCATCGGTCTTGCCGGACAGATGGGGACAGGCGTCGAGGTCGGCACGGTAGAACGGGTCAGAGACAGCTTTCTCGACTATCAATACCGGACGCAGAACACGAATGTCGGATACTACAATGCGAAGGCCGATGCCTATGAACAAATGGAAGGCATTATGAATGAGATGAATGGGACAGGCTTGAACAGTGTTCTTAATTCCTTTTGGAATTCGATTCAGGAATTGACGAACAATGCACACGAACCAAGCGCACGCTCGGTTGTCGCCCAAAAAGGAAAGGCGGTAGCCGAGACGTTTAACCATTTGTATGAATCGTTGACAACCGTTCAAACCAATTTGGGGGATCAGATTGAACAAGATGTTTTGTCAATTAATTCCGTCCTTTCACAGCTGAACAGTGTGAACGACCAAATTGCACAGGTCGAGCCGAACGGCTATTTGCCGAATGATTTGTACGATAAGCGGGATATGCTGCTTGATCAGCTGTCTTCAATGGTCAATATCAAAGTCAGCTACAGTAAATCGGGAGGCAATCCACAAGCTGGGGCCCAAGGAATTGCTTCCGTTGAAATTCTTGACAGCAATGGTCAGTCTCTCGGGAAAATTCTTGACGGGCCAAATTTCACAACTGCGAATGTGAAAGTCAACTATGACAATGACACGAACCTTGTGACAAGCGTTTCAATCGGCGGCACGGACATCGGCATCGATTCATTTACCAGCAAAGGTTCGCTTCTGGGCTTAATCGAATCTTACGGCTACATGTCCAGTGGCGAAGAGAAGGGTGTATATCCTGAAATGCTTGCCGACCTTGATGAGATGGCCCTCGCATTCGCAAAGGAATTCAATACAGTCCATCAAAACGGATATACTTATTCCGGTGATCCTGGCGGCGCGTTCTTTGAATTCACCGGCGGAGAGGCCGAACCTGCCAAAGGAGCCGCTGCTAAAATCAAAGTGGCCGATGATATCATGGATTCCAAGGGAGAAAATATCGCCGCATCTCTGAACGGTGAGACGAGCGATAACTCAAATGCGACAAATCTGGCGGAGGTCTTTACGAAAAAGTTTCAGATCGGTGAGAAAACAACGACGGTTTTAGACTATTACGCCGGTATGATCGGAGAAATGGGTGTGCAAGGACAAGAAGTCAACAGGCTTCTTGCGAATTCGGAGACGCAGCTCAATTCAGCCGAATTAAACCGGCAGTCGGTGAGTGCTGTTTCACTCGACGAAGAAATGACGAACATGGTCCAATTTCAGCATGCTTATAATGCAGCGGCGCGAATGATCACGCTGCAGGATGAAATCCTCGATAAGATTATTAACGGCATGGGTGTCGTAGGAAGGTAG
- a CDS encoding flagellar protein FlgN, which yields MKRVIEELERLCVLHEHLLTLSEQKTEALKTNEIKELSEIVTKQQKYVQAIEQTEQSRIEATKGCLGSTDATISACISAAEGDEKRTLEQLFAKLSKLLIRLKDVNDLNKQLTFQSLQFISLTFDLLMPKEGGSNYGKDQQPNQLGSGTKRLSLFDSKA from the coding sequence GTGAAACGGGTGATTGAAGAGCTGGAGCGCTTGTGCGTTTTGCATGAGCATCTTTTGACGCTGTCCGAACAAAAAACGGAGGCGCTGAAGACAAATGAGATTAAAGAGCTTTCAGAAATCGTGACGAAACAACAAAAGTATGTGCAGGCAATTGAACAAACGGAGCAATCCCGCATTGAAGCGACGAAAGGCTGCCTCGGAAGCACGGATGCCACCATCAGCGCATGTATCAGCGCAGCTGAAGGAGATGAAAAAAGGACGCTTGAACAGTTATTCGCCAAGCTCTCCAAGCTTCTCATCCGTTTAAAGGATGTGAACGACTTGAATAAGCAGCTGACGTTTCAGTCGCTTCAATTCATCTCGCTCACCTTTGACTTGCTTATGCCGAAAGAAGGCGGTTCGAACTATGGAAAAGATCAGCAGCCAAATCAATTAGGCAGCGGGACAAAACGGCTTTCTTTATTCGATTCAAAAGCGTAA
- the flgM gene encoding flagellar biosynthesis anti-sigma factor FlgM yields MKINQYGTQSVHSYHKSFEKQTPSAQAAAKQEDKVEISAKAKELQQGPALMKERQEKIAQLKAAVENGTYKVDGKGIAEKMVHFYKEK; encoded by the coding sequence ATGAAAATCAATCAATACGGAACACAATCTGTTCATTCTTATCATAAATCTTTTGAAAAACAAACGCCATCTGCACAGGCGGCAGCCAAGCAGGAAGATAAAGTCGAAATTTCTGCAAAAGCAAAGGAGCTCCAGCAAGGTCCTGCTTTAATGAAGGAACGGCAGGAGAAAATTGCCCAGCTGAAGGCAGCCGTGGAAAATGGGACATACAAGGTAGACGGGAAAGGCATCGCTGAAAAAATGGTTCATTTTTATAAGGAAAAATAA
- a CDS encoding TIGR03826 family flagellar region protein — protein sequence MNQLANCPRCNALFMKSSFQTVCHSCLKEEERSFEKVYKFLKKQENRQSTMIQIVEKTGVEEELILKFIRQKRIHISNFPNLGYPCERCGTLIREGRYCKPCDEDLASQISQLDQLEQLEKQKSNSSKGTYYTIQPKND from the coding sequence ATGAATCAATTGGCGAATTGTCCAAGATGTAATGCATTGTTTATGAAAAGCAGCTTTCAAACCGTTTGCCATTCATGTCTCAAAGAAGAAGAACGTTCATTTGAAAAGGTATATAAATTTCTGAAGAAGCAGGAAAACCGCCAGTCTACGATGATTCAAATCGTGGAAAAAACCGGGGTTGAGGAAGAGCTGATTCTGAAATTTATCAGGCAGAAACGCATCCATATTTCCAATTTCCCGAACCTTGGCTATCCATGTGAAAGATGCGGCACCTTGATTCGTGAAGGCCGTTATTGCAAGCCTTGTGATGAAGACCTGGCTTCGCAAATAAGTCAATTGGATCAGCTGGAACAGCTTGAAAAACAGAAATCGAATAGTTCTAAAGGCACATACTATACCATTCAGCCCAAAAATGATTGA
- a CDS encoding ComF family protein, with amino-acid sequence MKIRIAKINRKEEDELNCLICEAPLSHSLSWRVLFFLRTEEKICRECKESFNKIEGTVCRKCGRPQDSERLCRDCLKWEADPKTRSLLKQNRSVYLYNSFMKDALARFKFRGDAELVYAFAPSFIRAFQTYCRHSHPILVPIPLSEERKIERGFNQAELLASLLKRPVIHPLIRTENEKQSKKSRAERLKEKNVFQTDKGSVKGLHVMLIDDLYTTGATLHHAARCLKVDGGADLVSSYTLIRS; translated from the coding sequence ATGAAAATCCGTATTGCGAAAATCAACAGAAAGGAAGAGGATGAGCTGAATTGTTTAATCTGTGAAGCGCCTCTTTCACATTCTCTTTCATGGCGTGTCTTGTTCTTTTTGCGAACGGAAGAAAAGATATGTCGGGAATGTAAAGAGAGCTTTAACAAGATCGAAGGAACCGTATGCCGCAAATGCGGCAGGCCGCAGGACAGTGAAAGGCTCTGCCGGGATTGTTTAAAATGGGAAGCCGATCCGAAAACACGCTCACTTCTCAAGCAAAACCGCTCCGTTTATCTGTACAACTCTTTTATGAAAGACGCGCTCGCCCGCTTTAAGTTCAGAGGCGATGCCGAACTTGTCTACGCTTTTGCCCCATCATTTATCCGCGCCTTTCAAACATACTGCCGCCATTCTCATCCCATACTCGTGCCGATTCCTTTAAGCGAGGAACGCAAAATCGAGAGAGGCTTTAATCAGGCGGAGCTGCTTGCTTCCTTATTAAAAAGACCCGTCATCCATCCATTGATCAGAACGGAAAATGAAAAACAATCCAAGAAAAGCAGAGCGGAGCGCCTTAAAGAAAAAAACGTCTTTCAAACGGACAAAGGATCTGTAAAGGGTCTCCATGTCATGCTGATTGACGATTTGTATACGACCGGCGCAACTCTCCACCATGCAGCCCGGTGCCTGAAGGTTGACGGCGGAGCCGATTTGGTATCATCTTACACATTAATTCGAAGCTAA
- a CDS encoding competence protein ComFB has translation MLVNAKEAVLEELFDQYIDQLHMDCMCERCKEDVLALALNAVKPKYVTDASKLTYIKAELVDKQKNTSMLVTLAEAARKVNENPYCENQQKGRG, from the coding sequence ATGTTAGTCAATGCAAAAGAAGCTGTTTTGGAAGAATTGTTTGATCAGTATATCGACCAGCTGCATATGGATTGCATGTGCGAAAGGTGCAAAGAAGATGTTCTCGCCCTTGCTTTAAACGCGGTCAAGCCAAAATATGTCACAGATGCGTCAAAGCTAACTTACATCAAAGCAGAGCTAGTTGATAAACAAAAAAATACGTCCATGCTTGTCACCTTGGCTGAAGCCGCAAGAAAGGTGAATGAAAATCCGTATTGCGAAAATCAACAGAAAGGAAGAGGATGA
- a CDS encoding DEAD/DEAH box helicase: MEHEASAYTGNLQALLEARQLLKSELPFPDSAVEWHIQNGLIKAETPIQKTAKGLICMRCGQRDPSRFAQYPCLICQKDCVYCRSCVMMGRVSECTPLLTWTGGGSSAWPPVSMTWKGVLSAGQEKAARMIVDAIRQKEQLLVWAVCGSGKTEILFQGIEFALNKGLRVCIATPRTDVVLELAPRLQTAFKGLDIAVLYGGSPDRGKLAPLVISTTHQLLRYKKAFDVIIIDEVDAFPFSLDQKLQYAVQKARKPQSARIYLTATPSEEMKRSAENGKLRTVQILSRYHRKPLSEPVMRWCGNWKRGLDKGKLPPVIMQWLFKHKELQQPVFLFVPSIPILKSVSFLLKKAQFQAESVYADDPGRNEKVGLFREEKLDVLVTTTILERGVTVRKVQVGVLGAESAVFSESALVQIAGRAGRHPQFPWGDVCFFHFGKTKSLNAACRHIRDMNKLAKKEILVD; the protein is encoded by the coding sequence ATCGAACATGAGGCATCCGCATATACCGGCAACCTGCAGGCTCTTCTGGAGGCGCGCCAGCTTCTGAAAAGCGAGCTTCCCTTTCCGGACAGCGCCGTAGAATGGCATATACAAAACGGACTCATCAAGGCTGAAACACCGATTCAAAAAACGGCAAAGGGCTTGATCTGCATGAGGTGCGGCCAGCGCGATCCGTCACGTTTTGCGCAATATCCTTGTTTAATATGCCAAAAAGACTGTGTATACTGCCGTTCCTGCGTAATGATGGGAAGGGTGAGCGAATGCACGCCGCTTTTGACATGGACAGGCGGCGGTTCTTCGGCATGGCCGCCGGTCAGCATGACCTGGAAAGGTGTTCTTTCGGCCGGACAGGAAAAAGCGGCGCGAATGATTGTCGATGCCATCCGCCAAAAAGAGCAGCTTTTAGTCTGGGCGGTTTGCGGTTCAGGCAAAACAGAAATACTTTTTCAAGGAATTGAGTTTGCGCTAAACAAAGGTTTAAGGGTATGCATCGCCACGCCGAGAACGGATGTAGTGCTGGAGCTCGCCCCGCGGCTGCAGACCGCATTTAAAGGATTGGACATCGCCGTATTATATGGCGGAAGTCCGGACAGAGGGAAGCTTGCACCGCTTGTCATCTCAACAACCCATCAGCTTCTCCGCTATAAAAAAGCATTTGATGTGATCATCATCGATGAAGTCGACGCTTTTCCATTTTCTCTTGACCAAAAACTGCAATATGCTGTTCAAAAAGCGCGAAAACCGCAAAGCGCCCGCATCTATTTAACCGCCACCCCATCGGAAGAAATGAAACGAAGCGCTGAAAATGGCAAGCTCCGCACTGTGCAGATACTCTCCAGATATCACCGCAAGCCATTGTCTGAGCCTGTTATGAGGTGGTGCGGGAACTGGAAGAGAGGACTCGACAAGGGAAAACTGCCGCCCGTAATAATGCAATGGCTTTTCAAGCATAAAGAGCTGCAGCAGCCGGTTTTTTTATTTGTTCCCTCGATTCCAATTCTCAAATCAGTGTCATTCCTATTAAAAAAAGCGCAATTCCAAGCCGAGAGCGTTTATGCAGACGACCCCGGCAGAAATGAGAAAGTCGGGCTGTTCAGAGAAGAAAAGCTTGATGTACTGGTGACGACAACCATTTTGGAAAGGGGAGTGACGGTCAGAAAAGTCCAGGTCGGGGTGCTCGGTGCGGAGTCGGCCGTCTTTAGCGAAAGCGCGCTTGTCCAAATCGCCGGCAGAGCCGGCAGACACCCGCAGTTTCCTTGGGGAGACGTCTGTTTTTTTCACTTTGGCAAAACAAAGAGCTTGAATGCGGCCTGCCGCCATATTCGCGATATGAATAAATTGGCTAAAAAGGAAATATTGGTTGACTAG
- a CDS encoding DegV family protein, with product MKTAVVTDSTAYIPKELRDRYDIHMIPLNVIFGEASYREEIDMSWKDYYKEVKAHQNLPTTSQPAYGEMISLYEKLAASYDAVISIHLSSGISGTFNSAVSAGGMLDDIKVYPFDSEISCMAQGFYAIEAAEMAEKGAAPEDILSHLERMKISMRAYFMVDDLSHLQRGGRLSGAQAFVGSLLKVKPILHFENKLIVPFEKIRTRKKALNRLYELFGEDAGKGKPLRAVVIHANREEEADQIIAKLSQQYPHVEFYKSYFGPVIGTHLGEGAMGIAWYIV from the coding sequence ATGAAAACAGCAGTAGTAACAGACAGTACAGCTTATATCCCCAAAGAACTGCGGGATCGCTATGATATTCATATGATACCGCTCAATGTTATTTTTGGCGAGGCTTCATACAGGGAAGAGATTGATATGAGCTGGAAGGATTATTATAAAGAAGTAAAAGCCCATCAAAATCTCCCGACGACTTCACAGCCGGCATACGGAGAAATGATCTCTCTCTATGAGAAGCTTGCTGCGTCGTATGATGCGGTCATCAGCATCCATCTCTCCAGCGGAATCAGCGGAACGTTTAACAGCGCTGTATCCGCGGGCGGAATGCTTGATGATATTAAAGTGTATCCGTTCGATTCGGAAATCAGCTGCATGGCGCAGGGCTTTTATGCGATCGAAGCGGCTGAGATGGCGGAAAAAGGGGCGGCTCCCGAAGACATCCTCAGCCATTTGGAGCGCATGAAAATCTCGATGAGGGCTTATTTCATGGTCGACGATCTTTCCCATCTGCAAAGGGGAGGGCGGCTCAGCGGCGCTCAGGCGTTTGTCGGAAGCCTTTTAAAAGTAAAGCCGATTCTCCATTTTGAAAATAAGTTGATCGTGCCTTTTGAAAAGATCCGGACGAGAAAAAAAGCGTTAAACCGTTTGTATGAGCTTTTCGGCGAGGATGCCGGAAAAGGCAAACCGCTCAGAGCGGTCGTGATTCACGCCAACCGCGAAGAGGAAGCCGATCAGATCATTGCAAAGCTGTCACAGCAATATCCTCATGTCGAATTTTATAAAAGCTACTTCGGCCCTGTAATCGGCACACACCTTGGTGAAGGGGCAATGGGCATTGCCTGGTATATAGTATAA
- the degU gene encoding two-component system response regulator DegU encodes MTKVNIVIIDDHQLFREGVKRILDFEPTFEVVAEGDDGDEAARIVEHYHPDVVIMDINMPNVNGVEATKQLVDLYPESKVIILSIHDDENYVTHALKTGARGYLLKEMDADTLIEAVKVVAEGGSYLHPKVTHNLVNEFRRLATSGVSAHAQHEVYPEIRRPLHILTRRECEVLQMLADGKSNRGIGESLFISEKTVKNHVSNILQKMNVNDRTQAVVVAIKNGWVEMR; translated from the coding sequence GTGACTAAAGTAAATATTGTAATTATTGACGATCATCAGTTATTCCGTGAAGGTGTAAAACGGATTTTGGACTTCGAACCTACCTTTGAGGTAGTAGCCGAAGGAGACGACGGTGATGAAGCAGCTCGCATTGTCGAGCACTATCATCCTGATGTTGTGATCATGGATATCAACATGCCGAATGTAAACGGAGTGGAAGCGACAAAACAGCTGGTCGATCTTTACCCGGAATCAAAGGTTATTATTTTATCCATTCACGACGATGAAAACTATGTAACACACGCATTAAAAACAGGAGCACGCGGCTATCTTCTGAAAGAAATGGATGCCGACACACTGATTGAAGCCGTAAAAGTAGTGGCTGAAGGCGGATCTTACCTTCACCCTAAGGTTACGCACAATCTTGTCAACGAATTCCGGCGTTTGGCAACAAGCGGGGTATCAGCGCATGCCCAGCATGAAGTGTATCCGGAAATTCGCAGACCGCTTCACATTTTGACGAGAAGGGAATGCGAGGTTTTACAGATGCTCGCAGACGGAAAAAGCAACCGCGGCATCGGTGAATCATTATTTATCAGCGAAAAGACGGTTAAAAACCATGTCAGCAACATCCTGCAGAAAATGAATGTAAACGACAGAACTCAAGCTGTCGTCGTGGCCATTAAAAACGGCTGGGTAGAAATGAGATAA